A single genomic interval of Fibrobacter sp. UWB4 harbors:
- a CDS encoding NAD(P)/FAD-dependent oxidoreductase, with amino-acid sequence MFTYRYRELAVALEKKGEVRLALAKTLRVNPEEIFNLEVERFSLDSRRKGDLHWSYNVVFDLKRKVRASGNNARGLIESKREIRSLDAEPLKDTVAMASHVDVVGAGPSGLWAALHLLRKGFSVDIYEQGKQVEERFRDIRKFFVDRKFNAYSNVLFGEGGAGAFSDGKLNTRSRNLFSETVLKDMVDFGVDESVVTFAKPHIGTDKLVLMLRQVRAEIVSLGGHIHFNTSLEDIEIKHGRICAIKLREISACAGMTSAGTGTAESHWQPCEALVLAVGHSARSVYEMLHARGVTLESKAFAMGVRVEHPQSLINMRQLGLNVDTRLTGAAEYFLATPTINKTSSAYSFCMCPGGVLVPCASEPGTLATNGMSYSRRNGAFANGAIAVPITAGAEGFDIPSSGSLFGGLDLQRKIETDAYNVGGKVYAAPAQTIKSFLAHSEDKTLPKSTYPCGLVPSNLWDWMDKTICQSLAEGFQNFDRKIPGFINEGLIVAPETRTSSPLRITRNNDTLESVNTQGLFVLGEGAGYAGGIVTSAADGVRLAHYARRCK; translated from the coding sequence ATGTTTACATATCGCTACAGAGAACTTGCTGTCGCCCTTGAAAAAAAAGGCGAAGTCCGTCTTGCGCTCGCCAAGACGCTCCGAGTGAACCCCGAAGAAATCTTCAATCTCGAAGTCGAACGTTTTTCGCTGGACTCCCGACGCAAAGGCGACTTGCACTGGTCCTACAATGTCGTTTTCGACCTAAAGCGCAAAGTCCGAGCCTCGGGGAACAACGCCCGTGGGCTGATCGAATCCAAACGCGAAATCCGCAGCCTCGATGCTGAACCGTTAAAAGACACTGTAGCGATGGCTAGCCACGTGGATGTGGTTGGAGCTGGGCCTAGCGGACTCTGGGCGGCGCTACACCTTTTGCGCAAAGGGTTTTCCGTCGATATTTATGAACAAGGTAAACAAGTCGAAGAGCGTTTTCGCGACATCCGCAAATTCTTTGTAGACCGCAAGTTCAACGCCTACAGCAACGTGCTATTTGGTGAAGGTGGAGCTGGCGCATTCAGCGATGGCAAGCTCAACACCCGTAGCCGCAACCTGTTCAGCGAAACCGTACTCAAGGACATGGTGGACTTCGGCGTTGACGAAAGTGTTGTCACGTTTGCAAAGCCGCACATCGGCACAGACAAACTCGTACTCATGTTGCGTCAAGTCCGCGCCGAGATTGTCAGCCTCGGCGGGCATATCCATTTCAACACAAGCCTTGAAGACATTGAAATCAAGCACGGGCGAATCTGCGCGATCAAGCTAAGGGAGATTTCCGCATGCGCGGGAATGACAAGCGCAGGCACAGGAACCGCCGAATCTCATTGGCAACCGTGCGAAGCGCTGGTCCTTGCGGTCGGGCATTCCGCACGTAGCGTTTACGAGATGCTCCACGCTCGCGGCGTGACTCTCGAAAGCAAGGCGTTCGCCATGGGCGTCCGCGTTGAACACCCGCAGTCGCTCATCAACATGCGACAGCTCGGGCTGAACGTCGATACAAGACTCACCGGAGCCGCCGAATATTTCCTCGCCACGCCGACAATCAACAAGACTTCAAGCGCCTACAGCTTTTGCATGTGCCCCGGCGGAGTCCTTGTGCCATGTGCCTCGGAACCGGGAACACTTGCGACAAACGGCATGAGCTATAGCCGCCGCAACGGTGCATTCGCTAACGGGGCCATCGCCGTCCCGATTACAGCAGGCGCCGAAGGCTTCGACATTCCTTCAAGCGGTTCGCTTTTTGGCGGTCTCGACTTGCAACGAAAAATCGAAACCGACGCCTACAACGTTGGCGGAAAAGTTTACGCCGCGCCCGCGCAAACGATCAAGAGCTTCCTCGCCCACAGCGAAGACAAAACGCTCCCCAAATCCACCTACCCTTGCGGGCTTGTGCCAAGCAATCTGTGGGACTGGATGGACAAGACGATTTGCCAAAGTCTCGCCGAAGGCTTCCAAAATTTTGACCGCAAAATTCCGGGATTCATCAACGAAGGCCTGATCGTCGCCCCCGAAACGCGCACCAGTTCACCACTCCGCATCACGCGCAACAACGATACACTCGAAAGCGTAAACACCCAAGGACTCTTCGTCCTCGGCGAAGGAGCCGGCTACGCAGGCGGAATCGTCACCAGTGCCGCGGACGGCGTACGACTTGCACACTATGCCAGGAGATGCAAGTAA
- the ispD gene encoding 2-C-methyl-D-erythritol 4-phosphate cytidylyltransferase: MANTLLFGKFAAVLPAGGLGKRMGGTIPKQLMLLGTKPVYQYCLETFLKMDEIAEVVIAVPADWKDYFEKDIFDRISPTFGSGYSNGLNKLKIIVGGKERWQSVENGVNALTSNAEYVLVHDVARPFISEKIIRDVCETLINQGSCLVAKPAIDTIKIAKDGRVENTIDRNKVWLAQTPQAARIDLLKSLYARIAKEPLDFTPTDEASILEFFGEPVYIVKGESANDKLTTPEDFEIFVNRASK, translated from the coding sequence ATGGCCAATACACTACTTTTCGGAAAATTTGCAGCAGTTCTCCCCGCTGGCGGTCTCGGCAAGCGCATGGGCGGGACAATTCCCAAGCAATTGATGCTTCTCGGCACCAAGCCCGTTTACCAATATTGCCTGGAAACATTTCTCAAGATGGACGAAATCGCCGAAGTCGTCATCGCCGTTCCTGCCGACTGGAAGGACTATTTCGAGAAAGACATTTTTGACCGAATTAGCCCCACATTTGGTTCCGGGTATTCCAACGGCTTAAACAAACTAAAGATCATCGTTGGCGGAAAAGAGCGCTGGCAGTCCGTAGAAAACGGCGTCAACGCCCTCACGAGCAATGCGGAATACGTACTGGTCCACGATGTCGCACGCCCGTTCATCAGCGAAAAGATCATTCGCGATGTCTGCGAAACGCTTATCAACCAGGGAAGCTGTCTCGTGGCAAAGCCTGCCATCGACACCATCAAAATTGCAAAGGATGGCCGTGTTGAAAATACGATTGACCGTAACAAGGTCTGGCTAGCACAGACGCCACAAGCGGCCCGCATTGATTTGCTCAAGAGCCTGTACGCCCGCATCGCAAAAGAACCGCTGGACTTTACGCCGACCGACGAAGCTAGCATCCTCGAATTCTTTGGCGAACCCGTCTATATCGTGAAAGGCGAATCCGCAAACGACAAGCTTACCACTCCCGAAGACTTCGAAATCTTCGTGAACCGAGCAAGCAAATAA
- a CDS encoding DUF1846 domain-containing protein, translating to MFKVGFDNNAYLKTQSEKIQERISKFGGKLYLEFGGKLFDDHHASRVLPGFAPDSKIRMLEKLKDKAEVIIAINAGDIEKNKVRGDLGITYDQDVLRLIDAFRGYGLYVSSVVLTRWQEQPSAVAYQKKLEGLGLKVYRHYPIAGYPSNIPLVVSDDGYGKNEFVETSRELVVVTAPGPGSGKMAVCLSQIYHENKRGVKAGYAKFETFPIWNIPLKHPVNLAYEAATADLNDVNMIDPFHLEAYGKTTINYNRDVEIFPVLNALFTRILGESPYKSPTDMGVNMAGNCIVDDAAVCEAANAEIIRRYYNTLCQVRKGNADKDQVYKLELVMEQAHISAKDRKVAVAAVAKAEETNGPAVAIELNDGTIITGKTSSLLGASSAMLLDSLKHLAGIPDEVRLLSPMVIEPIQNLKTKQLGHNNPRLHMDEVLVALSVCALTDYNAKIALEKLPELRHCEVHSSVILSQVDVGVFRRLGVNLTSEPNYQTSKLYHG from the coding sequence ATGTTTAAAGTTGGTTTTGATAACAATGCTTATCTAAAAACTCAATCTGAAAAAATTCAAGAACGTATCTCTAAATTTGGTGGTAAACTTTATCTTGAATTTGGTGGAAAACTTTTTGATGACCATCATGCAAGCCGCGTTTTGCCGGGCTTTGCTCCTGACTCCAAAATCCGCATGCTCGAAAAGCTCAAGGATAAGGCCGAAGTCATCATCGCCATCAATGCTGGCGACATCGAAAAGAACAAGGTTCGTGGCGACCTCGGGATTACTTACGATCAAGACGTTCTTCGCCTGATTGACGCTTTCCGTGGTTATGGCCTTTATGTGAGCAGTGTGGTGCTGACCCGCTGGCAAGAACAGCCGAGCGCAGTTGCTTACCAGAAAAAGCTCGAAGGCCTTGGACTCAAGGTCTATCGCCATTATCCGATTGCCGGTTATCCGAGCAACATCCCGCTCGTGGTGAGCGATGACGGTTATGGCAAGAATGAATTTGTTGAAACTTCTCGCGAACTTGTGGTGGTGACCGCTCCGGGTCCGGGAAGTGGAAAGATGGCTGTCTGCCTCTCGCAAATTTATCATGAAAACAAGCGCGGTGTCAAGGCTGGCTATGCCAAGTTTGAAACGTTCCCGATTTGGAACATCCCGCTCAAGCACCCGGTCAACCTCGCGTATGAAGCTGCAACGGCCGACTTGAACGACGTGAACATGATTGACCCGTTCCACTTGGAAGCTTACGGCAAGACGACGATTAACTACAACCGTGACGTCGAAATCTTCCCGGTTCTGAACGCTCTCTTTACGCGCATCCTCGGTGAATCTCCGTACAAGAGCCCGACGGATATGGGGGTGAATATGGCTGGCAACTGCATCGTTGATGATGCTGCTGTTTGCGAAGCCGCCAATGCCGAAATCATCCGCCGTTACTACAATACTTTGTGCCAAGTCCGCAAGGGTAATGCCGATAAGGATCAAGTCTACAAGCTTGAACTTGTGATGGAACAGGCTCACATCAGCGCTAAGGACCGCAAGGTTGCTGTCGCTGCTGTTGCCAAGGCTGAAGAAACGAACGGTCCGGCTGTTGCTATTGAACTGAACGATGGCACGATCATCACGGGCAAGACTTCTTCGCTCCTCGGTGCATCTTCTGCTATGTTGCTTGATTCTCTCAAGCACTTGGCTGGCATCCCGGACGAAGTCCGACTGCTTTCTCCGATGGTGATTGAACCGATTCAGAACCTCAAGACCAAGCAGCTCGGCCACAACAACCCGCGCCTCCACATGGACGAAGTTCTCGTGGCACTCTCCGTTTGCGCTCTGACGGATTACAATGCAAAGATTGCGCTTGAAAAACTCCCGGAACTCCGCCATTGCGAAGTCCACTCCAGCGTGATCCTTTCGCAGGTTGACGTTGGCGTGTTCCGCCGCCTCGGTGTGAACCTCACGTCGGAACCGAATTACCAGACGAGCAAGCTCTACCACGGGTAA
- a CDS encoding ATP-dependent helicase produces MEKCPQKSENVENSLEWERSRLDKEQLEAVETTEGYVRVVAGAGSGKTRTLTHRYLYLVKEMGISPANILCVTFTNKAAAEMKKRIRSILGGDDSGYISTFHGFCVRFLREEIHVLNYPKEFMILDEDDQKSLLRKAYADLGFSLKDLKISSVLDFVGGRKANDINYVSLFAEHLADEENASAAGNAPAVENEKREHLVELADEAPDKWMAVYYRYLYEQKKNYALDFDDLILVTLYILENFPEKLDKWRKRMMYVMVDEYQDIDGQQYRLADLLSSYHKNLFVVGDPDQTIYGWRGADINRILEFDQFHKGTKTILLQNNYRSTPSILKVPDAVIKNNKYRIEKVLRPVRAGGKTPVFYHAKNTREEAKWIVERIQNAVQNSVKNGAGGVHYKDIAVLYRMHSQSRSVEEALMSESIPYKVYSGVGFYQRKEIKDIICYLRMLVYADDLSFIRTVNTPKRQFGPKKLAILQAFADTRKVGLYEALLEIVYEAGRLNDVAPDVTTQAELSSVGNDHRKVDFDCKEFLSRSNVVEYVKLIEKYRSRYKDMRVSELLSKMLRETKYEEMLRLDGDEDRLDNLAELKQGILEFENYYEEDASLDEYLQNIVLFTNADEDSQEKDRVQLMTIHNAKGLEFPYVFVCGLNEGFFPVKRVQNKIQLEEERRLAYVAFTRAENVLCLSDAEDGVAGESGSRYPSRFLLEMDMGELDVARGFSDDLLLAARDFIAEADRNRDLMGDFDEDESLGVVKKAPTAEFAVGNRVVHKIFGIGTVSAVDKKNFCYEITFDKFATPRSIQFDFPLVLSSPT; encoded by the coding sequence ATGGAAAAATGCCCTCAAAAAAGCGAAAATGTTGAAAACTCCCTCGAATGGGAGCGTTCCCGCCTGGACAAGGAACAGCTTGAGGCGGTCGAGACGACCGAGGGCTACGTGCGCGTGGTGGCGGGTGCTGGGTCGGGCAAGACTAGGACGCTGACGCACCGCTATCTGTATCTCGTGAAGGAAATGGGTATTTCGCCTGCGAACATTCTCTGCGTGACATTCACGAACAAGGCGGCTGCCGAAATGAAAAAGCGCATCCGCTCGATTCTGGGCGGCGACGACAGCGGCTACATTTCGACGTTCCACGGCTTTTGTGTGCGTTTTTTGCGTGAAGAAATCCATGTGCTGAATTATCCGAAGGAATTCATGATTCTGGACGAGGATGACCAGAAGTCGCTTTTGCGCAAGGCGTATGCGGATTTGGGGTTCTCGCTCAAGGATTTGAAAATTAGTAGTGTCCTTGATTTTGTGGGTGGCCGCAAGGCGAATGATATTAATTATGTGTCTCTGTTTGCGGAACACTTGGCGGATGAGGAGAATGCATCGGCTGCCGGGAATGCGCCGGCGGTTGAAAACGAGAAGCGCGAGCATCTGGTGGAACTTGCGGACGAGGCTCCGGACAAGTGGATGGCTGTTTATTACCGCTATTTGTACGAGCAGAAGAAAAATTACGCGCTTGATTTTGACGACTTGATTCTGGTGACGCTATATATTCTGGAAAATTTCCCGGAAAAGCTCGACAAGTGGCGCAAGCGCATGATGTACGTGATGGTCGATGAATACCAGGATATTGACGGGCAACAGTACCGCTTGGCGGATTTGCTTTCGAGTTACCACAAAAATTTATTTGTAGTGGGCGATCCGGATCAGACGATTTATGGCTGGCGCGGTGCCGATATCAATCGCATTTTGGAATTTGACCAGTTCCATAAAGGCACGAAGACGATTCTGTTGCAGAACAACTACCGCTCGACTCCGAGCATTTTGAAGGTGCCGGATGCGGTTATCAAGAATAACAAGTACCGAATCGAGAAAGTCTTGAGGCCTGTCCGTGCAGGCGGCAAGACTCCTGTTTTTTACCATGCAAAGAACACTCGCGAAGAAGCGAAATGGATTGTAGAACGCATCCAGAATGCGGTACAGAATTCTGTGAAAAATGGTGCTGGTGGCGTACATTACAAGGATATTGCGGTCTTGTACCGTATGCATTCGCAGTCGCGTTCTGTCGAAGAAGCGCTGATGTCGGAGTCTATCCCGTACAAGGTCTATAGCGGTGTAGGCTTTTACCAGCGCAAGGAAATCAAGGATATCATTTGCTATTTGCGGATGCTCGTGTATGCCGACGACTTGTCGTTTATCCGGACGGTGAATACGCCAAAGCGCCAGTTCGGGCCGAAGAAACTTGCAATTTTGCAGGCGTTTGCAGATACGCGCAAAGTTGGACTTTACGAGGCTCTGCTTGAAATTGTGTACGAGGCGGGGCGCTTGAACGATGTGGCGCCTGATGTCACGACGCAGGCGGAACTTTCGTCGGTTGGCAATGATCATCGGAAAGTCGATTTTGACTGCAAGGAATTCTTGTCGAGAAGCAATGTCGTTGAATACGTGAAGCTGATTGAAAAGTACCGTTCGCGTTATAAGGATATGCGCGTCTCGGAATTGCTTTCGAAGATGCTTCGTGAGACGAAGTACGAGGAAATGCTTCGCTTGGATGGCGATGAAGACCGCTTGGACAATCTTGCGGAACTCAAGCAGGGGATTCTCGAATTCGAGAATTACTACGAAGAAGATGCTTCGCTGGATGAGTATTTGCAGAACATCGTGCTGTTCACGAATGCGGATGAAGATTCGCAGGAAAAGGACCGTGTGCAGCTCATGACGATCCACAATGCGAAGGGATTGGAATTCCCGTACGTTTTTGTGTGCGGCTTGAACGAGGGCTTTTTCCCGGTGAAGCGTGTGCAGAACAAAATTCAGCTTGAAGAAGAACGCAGGCTTGCGTATGTGGCGTTCACGCGCGCCGAAAATGTGCTATGCCTGAGCGATGCTGAAGATGGCGTGGCGGGCGAGAGCGGGTCGCGCTATCCGTCGAGATTCTTGCTAGAAATGGACATGGGCGAGCTAGATGTGGCGCGTGGATTCTCGGATGATTTGCTTTTGGCGGCACGGGACTTTATTGCAGAAGCGGACCGCAATCGCGATTTGATGGGCGATTTTGATGAGGACGAGAGTCTTGGCGTGGTAAAGAAAGCGCCTACGGCAGAATTTGCGGTAGGCAATCGTGTGGTACACAAGATTTTTGGAATCGGGACTGTCAGCGCTGTTGACAAAAAGAATTTCTGCTACGAAATTACTTTTGACAAGTTTGCGACCCCGCGCTCGATTCAATTCGATTTCCCGCTAGTTTTGTCATCCCCGACTTGA
- the pheT gene encoding phenylalanine--tRNA ligase subunit beta, translating into MKVSLNWLRRHVDLPESAEDVAKALTSIGLEVEGMEEPGKVYDKLLVAKVLTCDPHPDSDHLHITTVNDGTNTIQVVCGAPNVAAGQTVVLAPIGAELPLPDGTKLKMKKSKIRGVESFGMICAEDEIGLSDDHGGIMVLDDSIPAGTPFVSLGMYDVCFELNVTPNRPDALSHRGVARELAAKFNRPLKPLAYNFKEDSEDASAAISLEVVPGCGCSRYVGRVIKNVKVEKSPAWLAKLLHAVGMNSINNVVDITNFILMDVGQPLHSFDMDQLHGNKIKVRRAVKGEKIETIDHTEHELVENDLVICDGDRPACVAGVMGGVESEIVDATKNVFLESAWFNPTVIRKQAKRLCISTDSSYRFEREIDFATQDEYSKYACAMIQEVAGGRILKGSVKYTGEDHKKENNVVTLRIARAEKVIGMEVSAEQIEKFLTGIALEVVKKDAESLTFKIPSFRPDLEREVDLIEEIARLIGFDNIPYSLPKFTMQPNELPPIEVLNRKIRKTLSAMGLHECLSLRFTSKARTEALFGPESDDRRSKPALLLNPLSEELGAVPTSLLPNLLKAVAENEKNRPGSVRLFEVAKGQFKRARKDERDPGFDESNLVALTIAGNFDTDPLNDKPKQIDFAAFKGFVQSFFKRLGLVVEFRAAAKPELFLHPGKQAEIVCNGTVLGTMGELHPNCLKANEISYETYVMEADMDKMEHESHKKIVFQAFSRQVPSTRDISIEVAKSMTHEDVLARIKALNPKNLAKITLKSIYEGEKIEAGKKNMVYSLTYQAMDRTLTDDEVNKAHNKLRDKLVQNGDIVLR; encoded by the coding sequence ATGAAAGTTTCTTTGAATTGGCTTAGACGTCACGTTGACCTTCCAGAATCTGCGGAAGATGTCGCAAAGGCGCTCACCTCCATCGGTCTCGAAGTTGAAGGCATGGAAGAACCGGGCAAGGTCTATGACAAGTTGCTCGTTGCAAAGGTTCTCACTTGCGATCCACACCCGGATAGCGATCACCTGCACATCACTACCGTGAACGACGGCACGAACACCATCCAGGTTGTTTGCGGAGCCCCGAACGTCGCTGCAGGCCAGACGGTTGTGCTCGCCCCGATTGGCGCAGAACTCCCGCTCCCTGACGGCACCAAGCTCAAGATGAAGAAATCCAAGATTCGCGGTGTCGAAAGCTTCGGCATGATTTGCGCCGAAGATGAAATCGGCCTTTCTGACGACCACGGTGGAATCATGGTTCTCGACGATTCCATCCCGGCTGGTACGCCGTTCGTAAGCCTCGGCATGTACGACGTCTGCTTCGAACTGAACGTCACGCCGAACCGCCCGGATGCCCTCAGCCACCGCGGTGTCGCTCGCGAACTCGCCGCCAAGTTTAACCGTCCGCTCAAGCCGCTCGCTTACAACTTCAAGGAAGATTCCGAAGACGCAAGCGCCGCCATCAGCCTCGAAGTCGTTCCGGGCTGCGGTTGCTCCCGCTATGTGGGTCGCGTCATCAAGAACGTGAAGGTTGAAAAGTCCCCGGCATGGCTCGCCAAGCTTTTGCACGCTGTCGGCATGAACAGCATCAACAACGTCGTCGATATCACGAACTTCATCTTGATGGACGTTGGTCAGCCGCTCCACAGCTTTGATATGGACCAGCTCCACGGGAACAAGATCAAGGTCCGCCGCGCCGTCAAGGGCGAAAAGATTGAAACGATCGACCACACCGAACATGAACTCGTCGAAAACGACCTCGTGATTTGCGACGGTGACCGTCCGGCTTGCGTCGCTGGCGTGATGGGCGGTGTCGAATCCGAAATCGTCGATGCCACAAAGAACGTGTTCCTCGAAAGCGCCTGGTTCAACCCCACCGTTATCCGCAAGCAGGCCAAGCGCCTCTGCATCTCGACGGATTCCAGCTACCGCTTCGAACGTGAAATCGACTTTGCGACACAGGACGAATACAGCAAGTACGCTTGCGCCATGATTCAGGAAGTCGCTGGCGGCCGCATCCTCAAGGGCAGTGTCAAATACACCGGCGAAGACCACAAGAAAGAAAATAACGTTGTCACGCTCCGCATTGCCCGCGCCGAAAAAGTCATCGGCATGGAAGTTTCCGCCGAACAAATTGAAAAGTTCCTCACGGGTATCGCACTCGAAGTCGTGAAGAAGGACGCTGAATCCCTCACGTTCAAGATCCCGAGCTTCCGCCCGGACCTCGAACGCGAAGTTGACCTCATCGAAGAAATCGCTCGCCTCATCGGCTTTGACAACATTCCGTACAGCTTGCCGAAATTCACGATGCAGCCGAACGAACTCCCGCCGATCGAAGTCTTGAACCGCAAGATCCGCAAGACGCTTTCTGCCATGGGTCTCCACGAATGCTTGAGCCTCCGCTTCACGAGCAAGGCCCGCACCGAAGCCCTCTTTGGCCCCGAAAGTGACGACCGTCGCAGCAAGCCGGCTCTCCTCTTGAACCCGCTTTCCGAAGAACTCGGTGCAGTGCCGACAAGCCTCCTCCCGAACTTGCTCAAGGCTGTTGCCGAAAACGAAAAGAACCGTCCGGGTTCTGTCCGTCTGTTCGAAGTGGCGAAGGGCCAGTTCAAGCGCGCCCGCAAGGACGAACGCGATCCGGGCTTTGACGAATCCAACCTCGTCGCCCTCACCATCGCCGGTAACTTTGACACCGATCCGCTCAACGACAAGCCGAAGCAGATTGATTTTGCCGCCTTCAAGGGCTTTGTCCAGAGCTTCTTCAAGCGTCTCGGCCTCGTCGTAGAATTCCGCGCCGCTGCAAAGCCGGAACTCTTCCTCCACCCGGGCAAGCAAGCCGAAATCGTCTGCAACGGCACAGTTCTTGGAACGATGGGCGAACTCCACCCGAACTGCCTCAAGGCTAACGAAATCAGCTACGAGACCTACGTGATGGAAGCTGACATGGACAAGATGGAACACGAAAGCCACAAGAAGATTGTGTTCCAGGCATTCAGCCGTCAGGTGCCTTCGACCCGCGACATTTCTATCGAAGTTGCCAAGTCGATGACTCACGAAGACGTGCTCGCCCGCATCAAGGCACTCAACCCGAAGAACCTCGCGAAGATTACTCTCAAGAGCATCTACGAAGGCGAAAAGATTGAAGCCGGCAAGAAGAACATGGTTTACAGCCTCACCTACCAGGCTATGGACCGCACGCTCACGGACGACGAAGTCAACAAGGCTCACAACAAGCTCCGCGACAAGCTCGTTCAAAACGGCGACATCGTGCTGCGCTAA
- a CDS encoding RluA family pseudouridine synthase, whose product MITRTIDRNFANMRLDRFLRKAFPEESLSVFFAVIRKKKVRVNGVVGKANQMLVEGDVVNIYENFKSVSEDDKKGESLPLASAAEAAPATPSSGDTPQRPDAKNATGFAKNKSTWGRHLTGAEKQAHWGAHELDLVVQTEDYVIVNKPSGLASQPGSGTRPGESLVEYLWEWGRSEGLDFKPTIAHRLDQETSGLIIAALHGDTLRDFTRMIREHVVDKFYFALVKGNLKKDRGTISESLLRTDSAKGSKMLVGQDDENAQKAITHYRVKQHYEGYDLVKIKLETGRMHQIRAHFASIGHPLLGDTRYGDFALNREVKKLFGLNRLFLHSCRLEFDWQGEHKVFDCPLPKELRDVIKQLKPMRYERR is encoded by the coding sequence ATGATTACACGTACTATCGATCGCAATTTTGCTAACATGCGCCTTGACCGTTTCCTCCGCAAGGCATTCCCCGAAGAATCTCTCTCGGTGTTCTTCGCAGTCATCCGCAAAAAGAAAGTCCGTGTAAACGGCGTTGTCGGCAAGGCAAACCAGATGCTCGTCGAAGGCGACGTGGTCAACATTTACGAAAACTTCAAATCGGTAAGTGAAGACGACAAAAAGGGGGAAAGCCTTCCCCTCGCTTCCGCCGCCGAAGCGGCTCCCGCTACCCCTTCGAGCGGGGACACCCCGCAACGCCCCGATGCAAAAAATGCAACAGGATTTGCCAAGAACAAGTCCACTTGGGGCCGCCACCTCACAGGTGCCGAGAAGCAGGCACACTGGGGCGCTCATGAACTCGACCTCGTCGTGCAAACCGAAGATTACGTGATTGTGAACAAGCCCTCGGGACTTGCAAGCCAGCCGGGCAGCGGTACGCGCCCAGGTGAAAGTCTCGTGGAATACCTCTGGGAATGGGGACGTAGCGAAGGTCTCGATTTCAAGCCGACCATCGCCCACCGCCTCGACCAGGAAACTTCCGGCCTCATCATTGCAGCTCTCCACGGCGACACGCTTCGAGACTTTACCCGCATGATTCGCGAACATGTCGTGGACAAGTTCTACTTTGCGCTCGTCAAAGGCAACCTCAAGAAAGACCGCGGCACCATCAGCGAATCGCTCCTGCGCACAGACAGCGCCAAGGGCAGCAAGATGCTCGTCGGCCAAGATGACGAAAACGCACAGAAGGCCATCACGCATTACCGCGTCAAGCAACATTACGAAGGCTACGATCTCGTGAAAATCAAGCTCGAAACGGGCCGCATGCACCAGATCCGCGCGCATTTCGCTAGCATCGGGCATCCGCTTCTTGGCGATACGCGTTACGGCGATTTCGCGCTCAATCGCGAAGTCAAAAAGCTGTTCGGCCTGAACCGTTTATTCTTGCACAGCTGCCGCCTGGAATTCGATTGGCAAGGCGAACACAAAGTTTTCGATTGCCCGCTCCCCAAGGAACTCCGCGATGTCATCAAGCAGCTCAAGCCGATGCGCTACGAACGCCGCTAA